Proteins from one Mesorhizobium sp. M9A.F.Ca.ET.002.03.1.2 genomic window:
- a CDS encoding aquaporin, protein MKTYLAEVLGTFLLVFIGTASVVTGGFGGALPLGQEGIGLAFGIGLIAAAYAIGPISGAHLNPAVTLGVFLAGRMQAKDVVPYWIAQVIGAIIASLALWIIVSGQVGGHTGGFGANGWDATKWGVSSAFLWELIGTFTFVTVILGVTSGSHATAFAGLVIGLTLAGLHFAIIPVTGTSLNPARSIGPALFSGSAAIGQLWLFIVAPLIGGAIAGVVAKTRIFEKD, encoded by the coding sequence ATGAAAACTTATCTGGCGGAAGTTCTGGGCACATTTCTACTGGTGTTCATCGGTACGGCTTCGGTGGTGACGGGCGGCTTCGGCGGCGCGTTGCCGCTGGGCCAGGAAGGCATCGGCCTTGCGTTCGGTATCGGCCTGATTGCGGCGGCCTATGCGATCGGCCCGATTTCGGGCGCGCATCTCAACCCGGCGGTGACGCTCGGCGTGTTCCTTGCCGGCCGGATGCAGGCCAAGGATGTCGTCCCCTATTGGATCGCGCAGGTCATCGGCGCCATCATCGCTTCGCTGGCGCTGTGGATCATCGTCTCCGGGCAGGTCGGCGGACATACCGGCGGCTTCGGCGCCAATGGCTGGGACGCGACGAAATGGGGCGTCAGCTCGGCATTCCTGTGGGAATTGATCGGAACCTTTACCTTCGTCACGGTGATCCTCGGCGTCACCAGCGGCAGCCACGCGACGGCCTTTGCCGGCCTGGTCATCGGGCTGACGCTGGCGGGGCTGCACTTCGCCATCATTCCGGTGACCGGCACATCGCTCAATCCAGCCCGCTCGATCGGCCCGGCGCTGTTTTCGGGCAGTGCCGCGATCGGCCAGCTCTGGCTGTTCATCGTCGCACCGCTGATCGGCGGCGCGATCGCAGGCGTGGTCGCCAAGACGCGCATCTTCGAGAAAGACTGA
- the katG gene encoding catalase/peroxidase HPI has product MDAKTDDSSAGKCPVVHTTIARANRDWWPNQLNVQILHQQSALSDPMGEAFDYAKEFKSLDLNAVIKDLHALMTDSQEWWPADFGHYGPLFIRMAWHSAGTYRIGDGRGGAGAGQQRFAPLNSWPDNVNLDKARRLLWPIKQKYGRRISWADLMILTGNVALESMGFKTFGFAGGRADVWEPEQDIYWGPEGKWLADERYSGERDLQNPLAAVQMGLIYVNPEGPNGNPDPLAAARDIRETFARMAMDDEETVALIAGGHTFGKTHGAGDAALVGPEPEAAGIEEQGLGWANTFGTGKGGDAIGSGLEVTWTTTPTKWGNNFFDNLFGFEWELTKSPAGAHQWTPKGGAGARTVPDAHDAAKRHAPSMLTTDLSLRFDPAYEKISRRFHENPDQFADAFARAWYKLTHRDMGPIVRYLGPLVPEEELPWQDPIPAVDHVLIDEQDVAALKAKILGSGLSVPQLVSTAWASASTFRGSDKRGGANGARIRLAPQKDWDVNQPAQLATVLETLHAIRNEFNAAQSGDKKVSLADLIVLGGGAAIEKAAKAAGNDVKVSFTPGRMDASQEQTDVDSFAPLEPAADGFRNYLSGRQRLSPEEALVDRAQLLTLTAPEMTVLVGGLRVLGANAGQSKHGVFTKRPETLTNDFFVNLLDMGTVWKATSDAKEVFEGRDRATGELKWSGTRADLIFGSHSQLRALAEVYATADAKEKFAKDFVAAWNKVMNTDRFELA; this is encoded by the coding sequence ATGGACGCAAAGACCGATGACAGCAGCGCGGGCAAGTGCCCGGTCGTGCACACAACCATTGCCAGGGCCAATCGCGACTGGTGGCCGAACCAGCTGAACGTCCAAATTCTCCACCAGCAGTCGGCCCTGTCCGATCCGATGGGCGAGGCGTTCGATTACGCCAAGGAGTTCAAAAGCCTCGACCTGAACGCCGTGATCAAGGACCTGCATGCCCTGATGACGGACTCGCAGGAGTGGTGGCCGGCCGACTTCGGCCATTACGGGCCGCTGTTCATCCGCATGGCCTGGCACAGCGCCGGCACCTATCGCATCGGCGACGGCCGCGGCGGCGCCGGAGCCGGCCAGCAACGCTTCGCGCCGCTCAACAGCTGGCCTGATAACGTCAATCTGGACAAGGCCCGCCGGCTGCTGTGGCCGATCAAGCAGAAATACGGCCGCAGGATCTCCTGGGCCGACCTGATGATCCTCACCGGCAACGTCGCGCTGGAATCGATGGGTTTCAAGACGTTCGGTTTCGCCGGCGGGCGCGCAGACGTCTGGGAGCCCGAACAGGACATCTACTGGGGGCCCGAAGGCAAGTGGCTGGCGGACGAGCGCTACAGCGGCGAACGCGATCTCCAGAACCCGCTCGCTGCCGTGCAGATGGGCCTGATCTACGTCAATCCGGAAGGGCCGAACGGCAACCCGGATCCGCTGGCCGCGGCGCGCGATATCCGCGAGACCTTCGCGCGCATGGCCATGGACGACGAGGAGACCGTCGCGCTCATCGCCGGCGGCCACACTTTCGGCAAGACCCACGGCGCCGGCGATGCCGCGCTGGTGGGCCCGGAGCCGGAAGCCGCCGGTATCGAGGAGCAGGGCCTCGGCTGGGCGAACACGTTTGGCACCGGCAAAGGCGGTGACGCGATCGGCAGCGGCCTGGAAGTGACCTGGACCACGACGCCGACGAAATGGGGCAATAACTTCTTCGACAATCTGTTCGGCTTCGAATGGGAGCTGACCAAGAGCCCGGCCGGCGCGCACCAGTGGACGCCGAAGGGCGGCGCGGGCGCGCGCACGGTGCCGGATGCGCACGACGCGGCCAAGCGTCACGCGCCATCCATGCTGACCACCGACCTCTCCCTGCGGTTCGATCCTGCCTACGAAAAGATCTCGCGGCGCTTCCATGAGAATCCGGACCAGTTCGCCGATGCCTTCGCCCGCGCGTGGTACAAGCTGACCCATCGCGACATGGGTCCGATCGTGCGCTATCTCGGCCCGCTCGTTCCCGAGGAAGAGCTGCCGTGGCAGGATCCAATCCCGGCAGTCGACCATGTACTGATCGACGAGCAGGACGTTGCCGCCCTGAAGGCGAAAATCCTCGGCTCCGGCCTTTCGGTGCCGCAACTGGTCTCAACGGCCTGGGCGTCCGCCTCGACCTTCCGTGGCTCCGACAAGCGCGGTGGCGCCAACGGAGCGCGCATTCGCCTCGCGCCGCAGAAGGACTGGGACGTCAACCAGCCGGCTCAACTGGCGACGGTGTTGGAGACGCTCCACGCGATCCGCAACGAGTTCAACGCTGCACAGTCCGGCGACAAGAAAGTCTCGCTTGCCGACCTGATCGTTCTCGGCGGCGGCGCCGCGATCGAAAAGGCCGCGAAGGCCGCCGGCAACGACGTGAAGGTTTCGTTCACGCCGGGGCGCATGGACGCGTCGCAGGAGCAGACCGACGTCGACTCCTTCGCCCCGCTCGAACCGGCCGCCGACGGTTTCCGCAACTATCTCAGCGGCAGGCAGCGCCTGTCCCCCGAGGAGGCGCTGGTGGATCGGGCGCAATTGCTGACGTTGACGGCGCCAGAGATGACGGTCCTCGTCGGCGGCCTGCGTGTTCTCGGCGCAAATGCCGGGCAGTCGAAGCACGGCGTCTTCACCAAGCGGCCTGAGACGCTGACGAACGACTTCTTCGTCAACCTGCTCGACATGGGCACGGTGTGGAAGGCGACATCGGATGCCAAGGAGGTGTTCGAAGGACGCGACCGGGCGACAGGCGAGCTCAAATGGAGCGGCACCCGTGCGGACCTCATCTTCGGTTCGCACTCTCAGCTGCGCGCTCTCGCGGAAGTCTATGCTACCGCGGATGCGAAGGAGAAGTTTGCCAAAGATTTCGTGGCGGCGTGGAACAAAGTGATGAACACCGATCGCTTCGAACTCGCCTGA
- a CDS encoding hydrogen peroxide-inducible genes activator, with product MIGLTVRQMQYFEALAQTLHFGRAAKLAGVSQPALSSQIAEMELRLNCRLFERGGKSVRMTDEALGMLPRIERILADIREIETAARRGRPAMEGRFRLGIIPTVAPYLLPHVLPELKRQFPALQLELREAVTASLVEDTTTGRLDAFIAALPLDQPGLITEELFRDRFFLAVPTGDPAFASPPVPPESPALERLMLLEEGHCLREQALAVCGSVRPVAMASYGATSLTTLLQMVAHGLGVTLIPEMAAGPAGAMRDLKIVPFQEPMPQRTICLAWRRNKVRHDECVELAKIIRGLGEVVLAA from the coding sequence ATGATTGGTCTCACCGTCCGGCAGATGCAATATTTCGAGGCGCTGGCGCAGACGCTTCACTTCGGCCGCGCCGCGAAGCTGGCCGGCGTCAGCCAGCCGGCGCTGTCCTCGCAGATCGCGGAGATGGAGCTGCGGCTCAACTGCCGGCTGTTCGAGCGCGGCGGCAAATCGGTGCGGATGACCGACGAGGCGCTGGGCATGCTGCCGCGCATCGAGCGCATTCTTGCCGACATACGCGAGATCGAGACCGCGGCCCGGCGCGGCCGCCCGGCCATGGAAGGCCGCTTCCGGCTCGGCATCATCCCGACGGTGGCGCCCTATCTCCTGCCGCATGTGCTGCCGGAGCTGAAACGGCAGTTTCCGGCCTTGCAGCTCGAACTGCGCGAAGCGGTGACCGCGTCGCTGGTCGAGGATACCACCACGGGACGGCTCGACGCCTTCATCGCCGCGCTTCCCCTCGACCAGCCCGGCCTGATCACCGAAGAGCTCTTCCGCGACCGCTTCTTCCTGGCCGTGCCGACCGGCGATCCCGCCTTCGCCTCGCCGCCGGTTCCACCGGAAAGCCCGGCGCTGGAAAGGCTGATGCTGCTGGAGGAAGGCCATTGCCTGCGCGAACAGGCGCTCGCCGTCTGCGGCAGCGTGCGGCCGGTGGCGATGGCAAGCTACGGCGCGACCAGCCTGACGACGCTCTTACAGATGGTGGCGCATGGGCTCGGCGTCACGCTCATTCCGGAAATGGCGGCAGGCCCGGCCGGCGCCATGCGAGACCTGAAGATCGTGCCGTTCCAGGAGCCGATGCCGCAACGCACGATCTGCCTCGCATGGCGGCGCAACAAGGTTCGCCACGACGAATGCGTCGAGCTGGCGAAGATTATTCGGGGGTTGGGAGAGGTGGTGTTGGCGGCGTGA
- a CDS encoding VOC family protein, producing the protein MNLRKIYTALLTADLAAAEGWYTKLLGRGPDYRPMDTLVQWELSDQGGVMLSTSNEIADRGVIFLYVDDVAAERRRLQGLGIALGDDIEGDYSTLAQVRDPDGNLLTLATPPSRPFPPA; encoded by the coding sequence ATGAACCTGCGGAAGATCTACACCGCATTGCTGACCGCGGACCTTGCGGCGGCCGAAGGCTGGTATACGAAGCTGCTCGGTCGTGGGCCGGATTACCGGCCGATGGACACGCTGGTGCAGTGGGAGCTTTCCGACCAGGGCGGGGTCATGCTTTCAACCAGCAACGAGATCGCCGACAGAGGTGTGATATTCCTTTACGTCGACGATGTCGCGGCCGAGCGCCGCAGGCTGCAGGGGTTGGGGATTGCACTCGGAGACGACATCGAGGGCGATTATTCGACGCTGGCGCAGGTACGTGATCCAGACGGCAACCTGCTCACGCTGGCGACGCCGCCCTCGCGGCCCTTTCCACCGGCGTGA
- a CDS encoding SRPBCC family protein yields the protein MNNLQLTRNPIAKTGMLIRKPVEHVFEAIVNPGVTTKFWFSKGSGRLETGKAVTWEWESHDVSIEVTPKVVEPNKRVVIEWPGYSGPTTVEWTFQSIPGGTTFVRVQESGWTGDADKLMRYVADSTQGFTLLLAGLKAWLEHGIQLNLTLDRYPKDIEDQQFE from the coding sequence ATGAACAATCTGCAACTCACGCGCAATCCAATCGCCAAGACCGGAATGCTCATCCGCAAGCCGGTCGAGCATGTATTCGAAGCGATTGTGAACCCCGGCGTGACGACGAAGTTCTGGTTCAGCAAGGGCAGCGGAAGGCTCGAGACCGGCAAGGCGGTCACGTGGGAATGGGAGAGCCACGATGTCTCCATCGAGGTGACGCCGAAGGTCGTGGAGCCCAACAAGCGGGTGGTGATCGAGTGGCCTGGCTATAGCGGCCCGACGACTGTGGAATGGACGTTCCAATCCATTCCCGGCGGCACGACCTTTGTACGCGTGCAGGAATCCGGATGGACGGGAGATGCCGATAAGCTCATGCGCTATGTCGCCGATTCCACGCAAGGCTTCACGCTTTTGCTTGCGGGGCTAAAGGCGTGGCTCGAGCACGGCATCCAGTTGAACCTGACGCTCGATCGCTATCCGAAGGATATCGAGGACCAACAGTTCGAGTAA
- a CDS encoding SRPBCC domain-containing protein: protein MDRKLVEPDVSDRPHDTRVERVMSASCQAIYRSFTTDWEGWFALEGALIADPVLNGQLFFVVEHEGKRHPHYGRFLTLEPDRKVELTWLTGTDGTQGAETVLSVDLEPRAGGCTLTLIHRGFYDQEHADHHGKSWEQILAGLDKRLTN, encoded by the coding sequence ATGGACCGAAAACTCGTTGAGCCCGACGTGAGCGATCGACCGCATGATACGCGCGTCGAGCGAGTGATGAGCGCCTCATGCCAAGCCATCTACAGGAGCTTCACGACGGACTGGGAGGGCTGGTTCGCACTCGAAGGCGCTCTCATCGCCGATCCGGTCCTGAACGGCCAGTTGTTCTTCGTGGTGGAGCACGAGGGCAAACGCCATCCCCATTACGGTCGCTTTCTCACGCTGGAGCCTGACCGCAAGGTCGAACTGACATGGCTCACGGGCACGGATGGCACGCAGGGCGCAGAGACCGTGCTTTCTGTCGATCTTGAGCCGCGCGCAGGTGGATGTACGCTGACGCTAATCCACCGCGGCTTCTACGACCAAGAGCACGCAGATCATCACGGCAAATCTTGGGAGCAGATTCTTGCCGGGCTCGACAAGCGCCTGACGAACTGA